The sequence atttatttcaaggGTAATTTTGCTTGCTACAAgattttaaatgtacaaaaataatttcataatACAAGCACTATAGGATTATTTGTCCAACCCTTTCATTGGTTGACTAGTCTAAACTCATTAAACtgtaaactctgtgtgtgtgtgtgtgtgtgtaaaggggTGGGGTAATCCTGCAGCAGCACATTGCAAGTTGCAGCTAAAGTCGACTCTCAGCTCTCAGGTGTCAAGACGACGAACTAAAGTTTACTCTGAAAACTTCAGGTGAGTCACCACCTTTTCATCTGGAGTCAGTTTGATGAGTTGTCACTTTTGCATTACTATagtattactgtatgtgtactgtTGGGACTTGTTGGGAAGTGCATGTGTTGGCCCCTGAGTTTATAAGTGACACATATCACTTTAATGTTCCTACTATTCCTAAAATAAATTTTCTGGGGCTTGTGGTGACATTATCTTGCTTTagatttgtatttatatttatatttttgttttcatttctatgTTAAATTCTGTTGAATTCCTATAATCTTGCTAAAAGGATTTAAGGTTAGTCAAGGTAGGATTAGGATTAGTCAactgtatctgtgtctgtgctgaCTGTAgccaaaaaatgtcaataatatatgtacatttttaatattcactgtataaatatatgttatAGTGCTACAAGGCTTTACTAAAAGGGCTTAAGGGGTATTTCCAATAGGTTTCATTGAATTTCTTAAGAGCCAACCTttaaattgatttgttttttaatctagtGTTTTACTACATAACTTTGTAATGACTATACTTCAATAAGTGTTAGTTTATTGTTTCAGGTCGTTGCTTGTGTCATCTCTAGAATATAATAATACGCTTAATTTATATAAGATCTATGTAACAACTTTCATACACAAAGTGTAGCTCAAAGGGCTTAACGTTttaggaaaaaaaggaaagaacagCTCATTTAAACAATagaatattaattttcataAATATCTTAATGTTTATTCTAACACATAGGTCTAATATGGGATTATAATGGTTCTTTTTGAGAAGGCAAATGAAGGGGATTTGAGGTCAGAtatttaaatctcagtttatcCTCTTGCAGGGAGTTTTGTGCTGGATTCATGGCTCTCCTCACCAATTTCACCATCCTGCTGGTCCTGGCTTGTATCTCCTATCAGTTGATGTTGAGCAGTTGTCAGAAGAGCCAGGGAAGGAGGGGAAGAGTAGATAGAGGACAAGACAGGAACAGGGGCATAAAATTGAGCCGCCAACCTAAATCTTTCTCCCCACAGCCCATTAAGGGGAAAATGGTCACCAAAGACAAGTCAGAGTGTACCTGGGCTGCAACAGGTGAGGATCTCTTCACCCTCAGTGTCACCTGTAAGAAGGGAGACAGGAGCTTCAGCTGTGATTATGTTGCCAGACCGGCCGTCTGTCCCCAGTATGCTTCCAATGTTAGACTTTACTGGAAGCAAATTGCCAGGGCgctgaagaagcagaagaatttGTGCCAGGACAGTAAAGCGCTGATCAGGGCAGGTATGTGCAGAAGAGCTGCCAGAGATGCTAATTTCAGACTCCATAATGCACCGAGGATGACTGCCCTGCCTTCCACTCCACAGCTCGCGCCCAGAGCTGTCAAATCCTGTCAACCTGACAACAAGAAGCTGGCAGACGAGTACTGCAACAACTCCTGGTCAAGTTTTTGCACATTGTTTTTTACTATGGTGCAGGATGGCGACtgctgaaacagagaaaaacaagaactACAGTAGATTCAGCTGTCAATGATGTCAATGCTTGTCTTATCATAGACTCATTATAGATGCTTGTTGCTTGGCCAAAATATTATCTATTCTCAGAGTATTTTGATTTTAGGAAGAGTGCACATCTTTGGAAGTATTTCTCCATATTGTTAACAGAAGTTCTACTCCTCCATAGATACTTTTTCTATAAAtactttttctatttctttattattgctctatgatttgtttatttgcGTGTAATTGTTTGGGGTGATAAATTGCTTTTAAGAAAATACTGAGCaaaggataaaataaacttacacAACAAAAGCACAGGCAGCCTAGCTCCTCTCTATTTCTTCATGTAATGTCACTTCCAGGCATTTGTTTTACATCATACTCATGTAAAACTACATCTTCTACTTCATTCAAAAAGGCTAATTTAACAAGAGtaccttttttctgtcttttccaaaTGTGTGTACAGTCTTGCTGAAGGCATTTGGGAGATTAGAAGTTTGAGCATGTTGGGTAGTGACACAGTAATTTAACCAGAGGGAGTGTGATTTTTAGAGGCTTTAGCCTGCATACCTTGGCACTGACAAGCCTCTGAATCCATGTTCTCAGTGTGAAACTGTTAAAACCTCACATGCCCAACTTGCAAAGTCAAAGGACAGGAGAGTTCTGGTAAGAGTATTAGATCGATTCAACAACACAAATATTTGGTAAGTTGAACCAAAGATTTCAgcattacagtatgtttgtcaTTGATATCATGATCAGTGGGACTTGCTCTGTCTCAACTTCACAGCATAGATTTttgtaaaactttaaaactgaACATTGACTAAAAACAGTACTGAGGAGCCTGGACAAAGTTTATCAGTTGTTATAAAGTTAAATTcactgatgaaaatatttaaggacattcaatttttttaattttggaagAGTTGGATCCATTAACTGATGAAATATACTCAtgtattatttctattttccaTTAATAAAGGGCATCTTGTAATATGAAGGTTGCCAGTTCAAATCTTTTGTTGGGTAGATTTTAAAAACTCCACAGCAAAAAAAGTGTTGTCCTTCAGAAAAAAAGTTCATCCTGTAACAAGTACAAGAACAGCTGTTGGTGGTGTATTTTACAGCATTTCTGAATATACATTTGTTGTTTCAGGATTGTTGTTCAGGATTTTAGAAGTGTCATTACCACCATTCAACaatcacacagagagaaatccatCTTCAACAAGCACTGGTCTTAGTTGTTTGGATCTTTAGATGACATCCAGCTCTTGTTTCCTATATAAGTTATTCTGAGCAAAAGctaaatgtatataatgtaaaGTAAAGAGGATGACACACCTATATAAACCCACAGCAGCTTCAGTAGACCACAACAGAGCAGCCTCAGGACATTCTGGGATTTGAGAAATGGGAATAACTCTTCTTCTTGCTGATGATTTAAGCTTCATCTACTGCTATCACATAATGCCTTACCCTCAGCTGAAATTCATCAAGTTCAGGCTCTCTGCAGGTTGCATTCTTGGCTTACAGGTACTGTAGATGAGGCAGACCAAAGTAATGTGGTTGCAACAAATACTAAATTAAAGGGCAGTCAGAAAATAACTGCAGAAATGCAGTgaaaaccagagaaaaaaacGATACATAGCTGTATATTTAGGGAGGAGTTTTCCTCCAAGCAAGACATTAAAACGCCAGCTGCTGAAAACACAAGACTTTGATTCTCCTAGGCAGCTTGTGAAATGTGATGCAAGGCACTGCTGAGAAAGAACTTGTATAACTCAGTAAAACACTTGCCATAACAGATATTACAAGAACTCCTGCTCACTCTTAATTTAACAGGTTTGTATAGGGaataatttgatttaaagaagaaaaagaaagacagacttTATGTTCAAGGCTGTTGAAATAGGTCATGCAGTAGACACCAAGAGGTCTTTCAAATGTTGGCAGAACctgaaaaataatatttactCAGGACACATTAAAAAGAAGAGGTTCATTGTCAGTAACGTTTTAAAATTCCATCAAAAGTCAATTTTTATGACCAAAAATGTGTCTgctaacaacaaaacatttcagcaaaCACCTTTGACTCCCTTCTGTCCTGTAATGACATATTTTGCTGTCTCGGTGTATAAACTATGTCCACTGAAAAGACACTAAATGGATTGCTGTCTAGCAGTACACTGTATATCTCAGTGAACAGACAACAGGGGTCAAACCTGCATTGTGATAATGTGGCCCACATTGAATAAAAGCTTTCAGCAAAGagtgtatgttttgttttgttcgcTGCACTGTCATTACTTTGCCACTGGTATTTTAGAGGAACATGGTTCTTTGTTCCAGCATGCAGCTCAGTTAAATACCCGTCAGTACTAACTCAGTCCTCAAAAAAGTTGTGATATTTAAAGCTATGGAGATGAAGATGTTCAAAAACAATTTCAACCACAAGAGTTTTGGTTTTTAGGTATTGTGTTGGATGTATCTTTAGTTTTTAGTAGAGGCTGATTCATTAACTTTTGAACTAATATTTAAAGTGTGAATGTAGCCAAAACACCACTAGAATTCATCAACAGTATATGTTTTCGACACAGTGTGCATTTCCTTTGGTTAGTCAACTAAAAAGCTGACATCAGTTATCAGTCAAAAACAGCACCAAAATATAACTAGTGTGTAATTGATTCTATCTGTTCATCAAAACTGTTTCCAAAGAGCTGGAGACCTCTGATGTGGCCTCGTTGTAGTGAACATGTGGAGTCACCTGAGAGCCATCTGTGAGGTAGTAAAGTGTTGACCTCTGCCATGTTGTGGCTGCATCCCTACCAAGAAGGGACTTTTATTCATATCTCCAATGATACTTTTTTCAAAAGATGATAGCTTTTGGAATACCATCTATGATAAGACAGCAATAAATTAACCCCATGATGTTATAATCATTGTGaagtgtttatatttttgacattaccgtgatcagattaaataaaaaggcaaaagttAATTGCAATAACTCACATGTTTTTGGCCTCCCTGGTTTTCCTTACAACCCTGATTTCCATACCTGTACTCTGTGCCTATGTACTATATAGGAAACACTGAACTGATACTGAGCGATGGCATCACACATAAATCCTCTATTGGACTGGAAACATGTATGATACCACTATGGTTAGAACTATTTTCTGTTACTTTGGGTAGtagatatttacatttacattttgtcatttggcagacacttttatccagaACTACTTACAAGTGAGGCAAGAAGAGCTGtggtacaaattctcaagtagcCAACCAGGTGCAAGTGCAATAAGAAAGAGCAGTAGACCGAAGGATTTAATTATTCAAGAAAGGAGCTATTTGAAGTAGACAAGCACATAAGAAATActataaacaacaagaaagtagtgcaacaatcaacaaagtgtTAGAAGTTTAAAGGGGCTCAAGTGTTGAGGTGTTAGATATTCAGGATTGGATCAAGACTGTTAATGACTCTGAGTTTGGTGGAGGCAGTTTTCTAGCATCATTCCCCACCATTCTTCCAGGTTTAGCACTTCATGATGCTTTAaatctgttcattttctgttttccgAGCCAGAAGCATTCTCCCTGAGTGGACTGTGGATGGTGTGGACTTACAGGTGGCCTGACTGCCTGtggctcctgattggctgagagaTGTGGGCCTTGGTCACACCAAACACAGCGAGAACACATCCCAGCACCATTGACACTAAGGAGATTtggcacagtgtgtgtgtgtgtgtgtgtgtgtgtgtgtgtgtgtacacccCAGATTACATGCTCCTATGAATGCCTTTGTATGTGGGCATTTTCTTTATAAAGAGCTTTAGGCTCGAAGCAGCCAAAGTTACAGAGAGCTGAAGGGAATTAATGAAACACCACAACTATTGCATTGTTAGTGTAAAATGAGACTGATAAGTGTGTGATGTTGCTAATGCTAGTCAGCACGGatcaagaaacagaagaaatcaGTATCTACCTGCTGCAGCATTAATTGGCTTGTTAATgacaaaaatctaattttcataATATGCATGACTTAACATAACATTCACCAGGAATATCTGGTAAGGAAGTAACATAACCACTCTAAactgtgtaataataataatactttatcatatttatttgaGAGTGAAATGTGATGCAGGGGGCTTGTTTACAGCAAATGAGCTTCTAGCACAGAACATGACTAATGACAACCAGAGCTCTCAGCCACTGGCCACCTACATGCTGAGTCATTCCTATTGATGAACAACTGCATCAACCACCCAAACTATAGACATGTTATAGTGCTTTTGTGTTATGGCACAGTTGAGATATTAGATATTGCACCTGTTAAGAAATAACAAACACAGGGATAAAATTatagtgttttttatgtgtaagGTTGTATGTTTCTTGTAGAAACTAGTTTATGGGAACTTGTGGAGCCTCTGTTCAGTATGCTTCTggatgtgtttatgtttgcacATGAGTTTCAGTAATGTATCTATGTACTAATATGACCATTACAAATTTGATACAGATTGTATTatcttactttgtttttttattttttgtggctACATTCAAAAaataaggctggcaattttttatattgttcttattgtcaacaaatctaacgtgccaaactaacaatgaattgatctacttacaagtattgtgtgtgtatccaaactctgatatatcttattcttctgttccgtagacctccgttgttgtccaaataCTATTGataacatgtcagtgagcctgttgcactgggtgacatgttttttcatcatgaagagtttgggcatgttagtttgtttagaaacagctccaaagactaataatagCAATCATGTTTTGAGCCCAAAACTCTTCGGGAGcaaagaaacatgtcacccagtgcaacggtgtggctcatcactgtgtttttaatagtttttggacaacaatggaggacTAAAGCACAGAGGAGTAAGACGTATAAggcacacacaatacttataaataaataaatgggatcaattcattgttggtttcgCTCTGCACATTAGATTTGTTggcaataataaaaaaaaaaagaaaatcgccagccatatcctttaaggGTAATGACTTTTCAGTAGGTTCAGTAAACGCATCATGAACTCGCCCTGATTAACTTCCTCATTAAAGAATCACTGAAATTTGTCCAATCAGGTTAGTTTGCAGCATTAAAACTGGAATGTCTCAACTCAGCAGGTGTACCTCATTAAAATTAGATGACTGCTATCAACAGCTGGATCATATAATTGGATAAATGCCacatatataaattaaatgtttccaGTCCTTTCCCAATTTTAGGAGTCTTCTTGTATGAATTTATTCATTGtgagtatttttttgaaagtccAGTAAAAAGGATCattgaaacatgtgaaaaattCTGTCCTTTATTTTAACCTAAttgctctattttttttcccgTATTCTTTTGGTTGAAGACATCATAATATATGTCTAATATGTGGTATTATAATGGTATTtctatttactttattttgctTCTGTTTAACCTTTTGGGAGACATTAGATATGTTTAGAAAATtgctaaaagtaaaaataaccGTCAACCTGTTCAAACTGAGTCTtaacatttattctgtaaacaaaatatacatttgcAAAACATCATACTTATCTTGAGCCACAGCAtatttgaaacaaaataatatagTAGCTTAATCGCCATAAAAACAAGCTCAGACAGCGAGAGAAATTCCACTGTGACTATAGATACAGAGCGAAAGTAACATCAATTTACGAGTCTTTTTGCAGGGATCTGGATTGAATACATGTCTGCAAAGAGAGCAGCAACCTCCAAGGGAAAGCATGCCAATACATGAAAACGTTTTCCAACTTGAACCTTCAGGTGGTTTTTGAGTAACACAACGTCTGGCAGATGGAGATTTGTTAAATGCAAGGAGGGGCTCTGAATTACGCAGACACCTGTGAAAAATCACTTGGGTTAATTTTATGTAATACAAGTCTGCGTCTAAGTGATCATTAGGATGAATTTATGAATCCAAACTCAGATAGTCATTTACATAGCTGTGTGGGAGTAAACAAACTCGCTACTCTAATTGGTGTGCTCCCTCGAAGATCACCCTGTCTTGGATCTCTGTGCATTTAACTAGAATCATAGAGATAAAATGGTGCAAATAACTGGATAATATGTAATTAGTAAAACCTCAGGCCTAACAAACCtcagaactttatttttaaattctagTTCAGATGCATTACAGGGACATTTGCACAAAGTTATCcacaagacaataaaacatcattttccACAGTGAGTTTTCTACCAATTCAAGTAGGAAAATCATAACTAATAAAGTCAATAAGTTTAAACTGTTACTCTTTTTGAAGTCTTACTTTAACATCACTCATCATGTCTCAGAATGCATCACAATTACAGGCTTTGCTGCCACCATGTGGTGCAACTCCAGCAAAGCGAAGCCATGTCCTATCTATTGATATAAAGACCCAGTTTGTTTGACAACATGCGCCATCATGCAGAAAGATATGGAGGCACTAGATGTCTCTATATGAGTCAACAAATGTCTAATATCGTCCCATTACTTATTGATCACTGACAGCCGCATTGCAATTCAAGTCGGGATCAGCAGTTCATTTGTAATTAATGAGAGCCGGTGCACTGTCGACATGTAGTTTTTAATAATTCAGCAGCAGTATTGTATTTTCTAAGTTGCATTTAACACATGCAGTGAGCACTGTGCACAAATAAGGTAAACAACTAACTAATTGTGTGTAAATttgacaagaaaaagaaagacaatcTAGGTATTTCAAAAATGAACCAAATATTTAAGTATTTCAAACATGGTTACAATTATTCAAAACATCAACTTTGCTCAATATGTGTGTTGGTTTGAGCTGTTTTCTGATAAAATTGTATCTGACATTAAAGAAAAACTAGATAACTTTTAAGTGAATGCTAGTCACGTAGCAGATATTGTCATATGTCAGAATGACAAGCGGGTAATTCACACTAATTCAATCAATAGCAAGCTAAAGTCAGAAAGAATCAACAACTCTCAATCAATAGTAGCTTTGTCTCGCAGCACCACGGTGGCTCATCCTTCAGTGCTGCTGAACACGTCGTAAAACAGCATTAATCATTTCCACCGCAAAGGTAAAGCAAGGCCTTCTGGTAATCTCCACTGGTGTCCTCctgcaaaaaaaagacatttattacGTGTATAAAGTTTCACTatccacataaacacacttttaatAGATTTGTATCACAACTGACTAAGATCTTTTCACTTAATTGGAGTTTTAATggtgttatttgtttttcattgtagtcatttttcattcaaaatgcCCTATGGTATGTTTTTCCAATGACGATTGTATTTCACAGTGACATATGTTGCAGCCATTAACCACGAGATTGGCGGCTGGATCTCCCGCTCCTCCTctccacatgtcgaagtgtcctccAGCAAAGACAATGAACCCAAAATTGCTCGTATGTGGGGGAGGAAATGtaagtcactttggacaaaagcgaCTGCCAAATGAGTGTAATGTAATGATGTTGTCACCAATCAGATGATCACATGTCCCTAGCCTTTGTAAGCAGGCTCAGTAAATTCTACCAAAATTTAGCCAATAACTAGCTCATGTTAGTTGTATAGCTCATTATTGTAGCCGGCTTGTAAACAAATTCTAAATGAGTCAACAAGTCACAGGTATAAATTAATGCAATGCACAGATGTGTTAGTAACCTCTCCGTTTATTTAGCTCAACAGGACGAGAGACGCCACAAAGCTAATCAGCTAGCTAGCTTGGGTTGTGAACCTTTTTCAACttactatttttttatttacagcatcAGAAACAATGTAACATTTTACATGGAATTAAGACAAGCTTTTAATTTACGCTGCATCATTTACGATtaaatcagtggttcccaaactccacataaaatcagtgtgtagttgtgtctccttgttatgtttcagatgtctatgagttgtttgCTACTCTAaacttcttttaaaataaacaaaactcaaaGAGTAAAGTTCCAATATGTCATAAAAATGATGAGAGAAAAGTTCTGGAAAATGAATCCAAATTTATGTATCTTagctttgtttgttgtctttccTACACAAATTATAATCTCACGctccctcagatttatcttccGACTCTTATAAAGTCCTGAAGCTCaaataatgacaacaaaatgCTTCTTATGCACTGattcatcagtattaataatctactCTATTAAACGTATTTAATATAATCACAGCCCgtattttctgcaaaacaattacttttacttttagcACTTTAAGGAAATTTACCTGGTAATacaacttttacttaagtaggattttaaatgtagGACTtctacttgtaatggagtatttttacgttgtgatatttctacttttatttaagtaatggatctgagtacttcttccatcactgatAAAAAGTCATGAGCTACAGTTAGCAGCATCCTTGACTGTATTACCAttcaaagaaagaaatgctATTACTGCATTAATGTCAGCAGAATCATcataaaagtcataaaaagtGATATGAAATGGGCCACTAGAATAAAGAAGTTAAAGTctaatatctaaaaaaaactactaaagctgcaaacacacattacattgttttatttcattgattCATATGAGTATTAATTTCTCATTTATGTATTCATCTATCTTTTAATATACTTATTTATGCATTCAGTATTTGGGATTTCTAATGGAGAATGGCAATAACCCTCCACTGTCGGAACATCTGGCCCCAGGAGAACAGATTAATTCACTTCGGCTTGTGTGAAAAGCAGAGAAGTGGTCTCATCTCGCTGAACAAGTCATTTAAAGTAAATCACTGGTCTCCACTCCATCACTGCACTCACATCAATGGTGTATAAGCAGCACAACTATAGTAAACCCAGCTGGTGCTTTAAATGTGTGCAGAGGAGGACTAGATGAGTATGTTTTGCAAAACTGAAGAGAATTACATCACATCTTACAGCCATACATTTGCAAAATATGAGACTATTTAGTAAATatcataaaacaaaccaaatatacagaaacactgaaaaggTTGTTTGAAACTTTATGTTCTACTGAGAATATACCTGGATGGTGGTGTACAGAGAGgtgccatatttctctttgaaGCTGGCTCTGATGTCCAACATGTCCTCCTCGCTCCTCGACACCATTATTCTCATCAGGGTGTCATCATCAGTTCCAGCCCGCTAAACACAGAAACTGGAGTTAATGAAATACGAAAAACTTCATCTTCATTTAGCTTTAGtcaacaaaactgtaaaatacctttcttttatttatttcaagtgcagcagatatatatttttctccTTTAGATCCAGGGAAATAATCTATGACACCACAATATTTCATATGGTATAGTGCTATTGTAAATGTACCATAGAGAAAAAACTCTAAAGTTAGTCTTTCAAAAACTCAAATGACTCTATACATAAAGTGgacttattaatattattaatattaaaatattatgcATCAATGGCTGTCTTGCACAGTAGGAAAAATCAGTCACACAGTCACAAATCTAAAATACATCAGTATTGACTGTAAAATGGTGAGCCGTGATGTAAAGTAGcagataaaacatgcaaaaccactgGTATGTTTTTGGCTggtggctataatcaatatctTATGTCAACAGTTGATCACATGATTATTTGTATGTGAAAAGGGtcgctcgtagtgatgaacgcagagagaattatcacccgaccTTGCAGTTTCCACTCAGCTCTaaagcatctttcagctcattgtttgaGATTTCTGACCCTCAACTTTCAGTCTCGCTCTTCTCATAACATTGTTTTCAGATGCAGCACTGATGTCAAAACTGCACagaaaaaggttgtttttcagttttgccTTTGGTATTAGAGAGAAATCCTGGATATCAGGTTCTGCTTTACTTATACCAAAATGAAGATGGTACTTTGGTATAAGCGTTCTCATGTCATGGTCAGATAACTAGCATGTTTCATCATTCATCACAGAGCAGTTCAGCACTTTTGTAGAAGTGTTGTTACAAGAAACATGTAGGATcacttcatgtttattattattggatCCCAATTCACAGCTCAATATCAGTAATGATATTGTTTCCAGATATTCCCAGAGGCTTACATCATATAAGTCATTTATCctatttattcttcttctttgctttgGTATAAGCTTTCTCATATCATGGTTGGATATCTAGCAAGCTTGATTGTTTGATCAAATAAAGGAATAACTTGATTGTTTTCAGATGCAGCAGGCATCTATTTTCcactcactgtacactacctgctcagcaccaaacagcaagcAGACACAGTTAACatc comes from Thunnus maccoyii chromosome 8, fThuMac1.1, whole genome shotgun sequence and encodes:
- the fgfbp1a gene encoding fibroblast growth factor-binding protein 1; translation: MALLTNFTILLVLACISYQLMLSSCQKSQGRRGRVDRGQDRNRGIKLSRQPKSFSPQPIKGKMVTKDKSECTWAATGEDLFTLSVTCKKGDRSFSCDYVARPAVCPQYASNVRLYWKQIARALKKQKNLCQDSKALIRAGMCRRAARDANFRLHNAPRMTALPSTPQLAPRAVKSCQPDNKKLADEYCNNSWSSFCTLFFTMVQDGDC